The following DNA comes from Peromyscus leucopus breed LL Stock chromosome 2, UCI_PerLeu_2.1, whole genome shotgun sequence.
AGACCAGGGCTCtattagatcctgtctcaacaagaaagcaagcaaaaagaaaaagccctCAGATGTgaaaagctcacaggccagcaggcaggagacAGTGGACAAAAGGTGTCAAAGGCTGCACAAGGGACCAGTGGAGTCACCCagctctcagctccctcaagaCCTCGGAGCTCACAAACAGCAAGTGGCCTATGAGGCCAAGCAGCCCACTCAAGAGCAGctgtgcacacatcacacacacgcacagaacCACCTCTCCCTCAACAGCAGGGCCTGACCctgctgccttcctgccttccaggACACCAGGACCCAAGACTTACAGACTGACTTTCGGAATAGCACACGCCTCGGACGAGCAGGGTGACGAGCTGCGAGCGCAGGACCAGGCCGTGGAAGGTCAGCGGGCGGAAGCGCTCCTCCATGGTCCAGTCTTCACTCGGGGACTGGTCAGGGTATAGGTTGGGGTAGGGAGTGTATCTGTTACACAAAAACCAGATGCTGCCTCGTATACCCTCGGCAGGGTCACCTCTGCCACGTCCCATCATCTCCAGCAAGCTCGGGGGCTCACTCCCACCCACTGCGTCCAGGGTGCTCTGTCTGAAGGCTGGAGGCAGCCACTGCGAGGCCCTCACCTCCTCTCCAGCATCTGCTGCAGCAGGTCCTCCTTCTCTGCCGGCTCCTCTGAGGCCACATGCTCATCGCACACATTTCGAAGCTCGCTGGAAGGGTAAGACTTCATGGACTGGCCCCGCTTGCGCTGCTCACCGGCTCGGGTGAGGATACTGGATTTctgaggggtggggaagggggagaCAATGAGTCTTTAGAGGAGCCAAGACGGCAGTGCTGGGCACACAAACACAGGAGCGTCAACGGGATGTGATGATGGGCTAGCACTTTTCAGGGAGGTCTGCGAGCCTCTCAGAGGCAGGGCAGTCAGTCCTTGGACTTGACTATAACCCTGAGGCCTCACACACGATAGGTCAGCCTCACACACTGCACTACCCCCCCAACTCCACCGGCTCGAATGTGTCACTTGACCTCGACGGTCAGTCTGACTGGGTTTAGTGCTATCGAAGCTGTCTAAACTTCTAGGACAGGACCAGATCCCCGGGGCTTTGACTCGCAGACAGATGAAGAGGAGAAGCTGGGATCTAGCCGGGGGAAGCAGGTCAcggttgtgtgtgtgcacgtgtgtctgtgttctCGGGGCTCTCTCTTGTCCTGGCCCCTTCCTGTACTcttctgtctgctctctctcCACCACGTTGCTGTTCCCCTCTGCAAACCTTCCCGGCCCTGACAGACAGACGCCTCTCAAACACAGGGCAAAAGAAATCCTTCTAAGTGgtttttttatttactgttttgatttttcgagacagggtttctctgtgtagcctggctgtcctggctctcactctgtagcccaggcaggtcctgaactcccagagacccacccgcctctgcctcccgagcgctggggttacaggcgtgcgccgccgccgccacccggcttcTCTACGTGGTTTTATGCCACACACTATTTTGTCACAGGGACGCAAACTTCTCTACTGTGTCCAACCGCATAGTTTTCCCGCCTTAAGACTCCGCCTTCTCTCATTTGGGGAGGCGCACCTCAATTCTGCAGAGGGAAAACAACTTTTCTCTTACACTCTGTCTTGGAGGGACTGTTAACGTGTGTCTGCCCTTCCCAGACACCGAAGGCAATGGGTGGGCACAGAGTCTGTGTGAGGCAATGGACCTGGACTGAGCTGGTAGCTACCCAAGGGCAGAGACCAGCCAGTGCCCATTCCTCCTGGCGTCCCAAATGGCATTATGAAGCCAGCAGGGGCATCCCTAGAGCTCACAGCTTGGTCTGCAGCTTCGAGTCAATTTCCTTCTCACTCTTTTTGGCTGTGGTTTActgggacaaggtttctctctatagcccaggctggcctgaagctcacagtGATCCTTGTGCCTGGGCCTCCACTCTCTTAAGTAGGTCAGAGTTCATTTGTGTCAGCACCCTCCCTGATGCTTGTATATGGTAAATAATTAATATCAAGTCTGCTGACTTTAAAAGAGCCCACCTACCTGCTTCCTGCTGCCCAAATGAGCACATCCTCCAAGAAACCAGTGTCACCTGTGAGGGTGCTGCAGACCTTCCCTAGACTGACAGAGTCCGAGTCCAGCCAGCTTCACAGGCAGCCCTACAGTCTGAGTGCTGGGCCAGATGGCCCTTCCTCACTGGCcttccctttggggccattttttttttttaccttgaacTTGATGTTGTTGCTGATGAGCTGGTTGCCCTTCATGAACTCCTTCTCATTGCCCCGGTTCTCTGTGACCACTGGGAAGGCGTGGTGGACAGTGGTGCGCAGGATGCTCACCAGAGACTGGATGCGAGTGTGTGGGTAGACGTACGTCAGGTTGGGCTCCATGATGTCACTGGCTCTCAGCCTGTGCAGGAGGAAGCTAGAACAGCCTCAAAGAGACCACTGCCACTGGGGACAGGCTGGACTGGGGACAGGCTGGACTGGGGTCGGGCTGGACTGGGGACGGGCTGGACTGGGGACAGGCTGGACTGGGGTCAGGCTGGACTGGGGACAGGCTGGACTGGGGACAGGCTGGACTGGGGACAGGCTGGACTGGGGACAGGCTGGACTGGGGTCGGGCTGGACTGGGGACAGGCTGGACTGGGGACAGGCTGGACTGGGGACGGGCTGGACTGGGGTCAGGCTGGACTGGGGACGGGCTGGACTGGGGACAGGCTGGACTGGGGACAGGCTGGACTGGGGACAGGCTGGACTGGGGTCGGGATGGACTGGGGACGGGCTGGACTGGGGACAGGCTGGACTGGGGTCAGGCTGGACTGGGGACAGGCTGGACTGGGGTCAGGCTGGACTGGGGACAGGCTGGACTGGGGTCAGGCTGGACTGGGGACAGGCTGGACTGGGGTCAGGCTGGACTGGGGACAGGCTGGACTGGGGTCAGGCTGGACTGGGGTCAGGCTGGACTGGGGTCAGGCTGGACTGGGGACAGGCTGGATTGGGCAAAGCTGCCTCTCCATCTCCACCTGGGCCACTGGGGCCTCTTCTGACCGTCTCCAGTAGTTCCCCAAACTTCCACCGCCATGCCTGCTACACTGCTCCCCCTTTCCCCATGCCAGAGGACCCCTGTCACCTCTCCACGAACCCCTCCAGCTTTCCCAAGGGTTGGCCAGCCACTCCCTGAATGCCACATCACAAGCTATGTATCACTACTAATCACTAATTGTCTTGGAGTCACAGGGCGATTCTGGAGTCCTTTTTGACCAGGAGGGCAAGCCGGAGCCCACTGGTCAGTTCCAGCCCTGCACACTCATCCATGTCCGTTTTCCTACTGTAGGAAGGGCTGACAGGCTCACAATGCTGAAAATATTTGCTGAGGAAAGGCTGCTGACCCTGCATTAGCTCATAAGGCCTGCCTGATACACAGATAAGAGGTGGGACACCTGTGGATGCCCCACAGAGACAGTGTGGTGCTTGGTTAGGTGTGGGTAGGCCAGTGTCACTGCCGGGGCTTTGTGTGTTCCCGGTGTGAACATCTAGCCAAGGTAAAAGCTTGACCCAGTCCTCACCATTTACTTGGCCAGGACACTAAGAAGACAAATAACCACAAAGCAGCCTTGCCTCTGGGCCCCACCATGCCACCCAGCCTGACCTCCAGACTCCTAGCCAACTCAAGCTGCTCAACATCCCCAAACACACAGGGGACACGAATGGACTTTCTTCTAATCTGAGCAATGGGAGCTACTGTTTCCCACCCTGACAGGCTCTGCAGGCCCTGAGCTTAGAGACTTTGGTACAAGGACAAGTGAAGAGGCCAGCATCTTACTTGTCCATTTCCACCTCTGTCTCCCACTCCAGAAGAGGCACACCTCGCAGGCCGATGTGGATGTCATAAATGCCCTTATTGAAAAAGTCTCCGGTCCACTTGGCCACCTAGAACACAAAGCAGAGACCTGAAGACAGCCCTTGAGGCGAGTCCGGCCCTCGGCCTGCCAGCAGCCAGGGAAAGCGCTCACCATCAGAGTGATCATAATGGGAAGCCCGTATGTGATCTCATTGGTAGACTCGATCAGGATGACTGTGAGACTGATGGTCATCCTTACAACCCCACCCAGGAAAGCCGCCGCACCGATCAGGGCAAAGGTCCCGGAATAGATGTGGCCCAGTCCTATGTAGCTGATGacgagagaaacagaaccagattAGACTCACATTGGTCCTGTGGGCTCACACACTTGTGAACATGGGCACACGCGCACACGTTACCACACTACCTTTTCAAGATGTTGGCAACTAAACGTCCAAAGGCTGCTCCACACAGCAGGGAAGGCACGAAGAGGCCACTGGGGACAGAGGTGCCGAAAGTCCAGCACGCCAGCAGGAAATAGAGGGCGAAGAATAAGGCCAAGGTGACGGGGCTGAAAGTCCCTGCAGGGTGAGAGCAGACTTGAGTCACACGAGCAGATGCCAGCACAGACCCAGAAGACTGTGTCGGgtctccaggtcctctgcacccAGCCTGGTCACACCATCAACAATGAGCTGACACCCACCCCGGGGGCGTGTGGTGTGTACACACTGACACTCACCATCCTGGTGGAAAAGCTGCAGGATGGCAGACTCCTGGGAGTTGAAGAAGAGCGTGGCCATGTCATTGTAGGTATCATTGGGACAGAAAAACGTCTTGATGGTTGAATTCACATCTTCTGATGTGGCCTGAGGAGGAGATGAAAAAGTCAATACAAAGGCACCAGACCGGGACATACAAGTTTTCAGTGATGTCTCCTAAGAGGTCAGACATCTGGCAGACAGCTTTCCCAACGGGAGGAGCTGGGGTCTAGCCGGGGGAAGTAGGTACACATCTACGTATGGGCACTGGGTGGCAGTGGACTATGATGCTGAGCTCTTGTATTTTGAATGGGGAGTGAAATAATCAGGGTGAGGGTGAATGATGCCTTCCtcatccactttttcttttttcttttcttttctttctttcttttttgtgagatagggtttctctgtgtattcctgactgttctagaactcattctgtagaccaggctggccttgaactcacagagatccacctgcctctgcctcccaagtgctgggattaaaggcgtgtgccaccactgcccagcaatgctTTGAAAAAGAATATTTGTGTACGTCTGTGTacgtgtgagtgtgagtgtaggCACACAACTGCGGCAGCAGGCTGTGGAGGGCACATGACATTGAGCTGCGGGCTCTTACTCACAGCTGCACGTGCCAGACTAGCTGGCCCCCAACTTCCTGTCCACATCTCCCACCTTGCTGTagcagcactgggattacagatacaagCTGCCAAGTCCAGCTTTATATGGGttgtggggatctgaactcaggttcctgGACTCGGACGGCAAGCGCTTTCCCCGCTGGGCCATCCCCACGACCTATTCACACTCATCACTAAGCACAGCTGCATCAGTCACCATGGACTTGTTTCCTCCTTAGTGCAGAATCTGAAGGGACGCAGCTAAGCACTCAGACGAGAGAGCGCCCTCTGTGGGCTGTGGGACGGTGATGCAGGTTAGAGACAAAGTGGTGGAGGCAGCAGGAGCCTAGGAAGCAGAGCCCAGGGGTCACTTGACCAAGAGCCCCAACACTGGTTCCGAATGAAGAAAACAATGCTTTATTCTGGATTTTCTGCAAAAGAACCCAACCTCAACACGAGCCTGACAGCAATGCCACGCTCCTGGCCGCTCTTCCTCCAACCCCACTACAAGAACACAAGCCAAACGAGGAAGACTAGAGTCTTTCCTAGTGTTCTAGGCTTCACATTCTTGACACCCTGTGTGAGCACGGGATTCTGGTGCCACCTGACTTAGGAGTAGAGGCAGGACATCTACAGATGGATGGCCCTTGATTTCTGGTTGGTGGTCAACAGCAGCTGGGCTTCATCCCACTGCTGTCCCTGTGAATATGGACACTGAGGATAAGGGATCACCCGGATTCTGCTCCACTAATGATGCTGCAAAGATGCCATCTGTGGACACAGTAACAACACTGGATGATGCTGTCTATACTCCTAGCAGGTGAACCCTGCCAGGCAATACAACAGGATGTGAACTCATTAGGAGGTAGGACAGCGCCCCctgctggtaggcagagagacgAGTGGAGAGGAACAGTGGACAAAACTTGGCTATGGCTTAATAACTGACACATTCAGGGTTTCCCAGACCATGTCTGGGGGGACGCCAGCCCCCGAGGTTCTCTGAAAAAGGTCTTGAGGTCAGCTGCATGCACAAAATTAGACGGCTTCAACACTGACTCTGCCACTCTCCAAAGACATTGGGGAGGTCTTTAACTTAGGAAACTTTGCTTTCCCTCACCTATAAAATGGAATAATACCTTCCCCTTCATACTACATGTTACAGCTGAGGGATCCTGGTCAAGACCTCACTTTGCCTCCATCTTCTCACCTGAAAAATGGGGATACTATTGCCAGCCAGCACAGTGAAGAAGAATAAAAACGAAGAGCTCTGTGAGGTACTCGTTCGTGGAAGACCTGAGAGCCAGCGCTTTCTTTCTCTAGCGCTTGCTGGATGACCAGCCACCTCTTCTGGTTTGAGTTCAGTTCTTCAGGTTCACTCACTGAGCACTGtctcttgtttctcttttgttagtGTTCcacaacaaaacacattttgaagTTTGGTGTCAGAAATGAAATGTCATAAATGAAATGGCCTGGGGAGTAACTGGGTGTCGGCAAACTTCCTCTTCTTTACAGTCACACAAAGTCTCTGTGGCGCCTTCTTTTGTCCCAGGCATCTGAAAGGTCACCCTTGCCTGGGGACATACAGATAGGCTGTTGCACGGGCCAGAAGAGGTCCTTGGCTACAGCTTGTTGACCTCTCATCTAAAACATTCTAGGGCTTCCCAGATTATTTCCTGGGGACTGAAGAGTCAGCCCTCCCAGACGGGCCCCCCAGGTTCTGACAGCTCTGGGCTGCTACTTGGAAACAAGAAGACAGATCCACACAGTGTTCAGCAGCTTCTTCCACCTTGGAGACCAAGCTACATGCTGCCTCTGGGACCACAGTGCACTCCCATGACCTCCTAAAGGCAGCAAAGGAGAAGTGCAGAAGAGGACACGTGCCAAGGAAAGCAGCCCCACaagagccagatgctgggggTGTTAGCATCACCCCACGAGTGACTCTCATATCACAAAGGTGAGGTGGTGGGTGTCGTAGCCCTAGGCCAGTGTGTTCCTGCAGGCCAAGAGGGACAAGTGTAAACGGGGCATGGACAGAAGTGAACAGTTAGCTATGGAGCATGCTTCCCATGAGTGTGATTCCCTAGAGAAGAACAGCCAGAGTTCCTGACAATGTAGAAAAGACAGACGGCAACTGTGCACATCCCCTCAGGTAAAGCACATTCAGCTGCGGGCACTGAAGAGCAGGGCTCTAAAGAGACGCCCATTTCTGGATGGAGGAGAAAGGCACCAAGGTTGCGGGCTTACCTGGAGCTGGAATGAGCCATTGCCAGTTTGACTCGCAGAAGACATCTGTCGGCATTCTCCTAACACCATGGAGGCCACAAACACCACCACAGTGGTCACCAGGGACACCAAGAGGCTCTCTAAGACTCTAGAAAACAGAGCACGTCAAGATGCATCAAAAGATGTCTAGGCTTGAGGGTGCACAATTACCCTACCTGCCCCAACAACCCCCTCCCCATGGGGCAGGCCCAGCAGCCCTGGTCAGGGCACAGAATGCACTCCAGAGTTGCTCCATCTAGCTAGCTGCAGTAGAGGGCAGGCGGCCAGCTGAGGAGAGGAGCTATTGCACACACAGCATTTTCTCTAAAGAGCTAAATGGCTTTTCTTCTCTAAGTCCAGGGCAAGGGCAAATCATGACAGACAGCTCCTCAGCTGACCCTCCTGACCTTTGGTATGTGTGTTAGcagcaggtcagaagagggtgagtCACCCAGTCACTCAGATATAAACTCGGCCTCAgcttctctggccttcacagcgCGTATTTATGAGCATGTGTATAATCTCAGTCTCAGAGGAGAAATCAAACGGGTGTGGGAAGCAGGGTCTGTTCACAGGACCATCTTCCTTGGGAGAGATGGCCGCCCACAAGGGGCTAACTGCAGGTACCTGACGAGCTTAGGTTTCGGGTGCACGTTGCGCATACGATACTTTGCAAGCCTCTTGTTCAGACAGTTGAATGTGGCTCCCAGGAGGCCCCCAATGACCCCCATCACGACGAAGAAACCCAAATCCAGAGCTGTCCAGAGATGACATTTTTTATCAGAGTCAGAGCActgagagaagaaggggagaagggagagagaaaaaccagAGTGGCCAtgagagcagggagggaaaggaacAGAGACAGACCAAGAACGGAATGCCTTGCTTCCCTGCTGAGGGTCCAGGCCACCCGGCCACACTGCTCACGGAGCAGCCCCCATACCTCTAGTTTCTACTTAAGAG
Coding sequences within:
- the Clcn6 gene encoding LOW QUALITY PROTEIN: chloride transport protein 6 (The sequence of the model RefSeq protein was modified relative to this genomic sequence to represent the inferred CDS: inserted 1 base in 1 codon), with amino-acid sequence MAGCRGSVCCCCRWCCCCGERESRTPEELTILGETQEEEDEILPRKDYESLDYDRCINDPYLEVLETMDNKKGRRYEAVKWMVVFAIGVCTGLVGLFVDFSVRLFTQLKFGVVQTSVEECSQKGCLALSLLELLGFNLTFVFLASLLVLIEPVAAGSGIPEIKCYLNGVKVPGIVRLRTLLCKVFGVLFSVAGGLFVGKEGPMIHSGAVVGAGLPQFQSISLRKIQFNFPYFRSDRDKRDFVSAGAAAGVAAAFGAPIGGTLFSLEEGSSFWNQGLTWKVLFCSMSAAFTXNFFRSGIQFGSWGSFQLPGLLNFGEFKCSDSDKKCHLWTALDLGFFVVMGVIGGLLGATFNCLNKRLAKYRMRNVHPKPKLVRVLESLLVSLVTTVVVFVASMVLGECRQMSSASQTGNGSFQLQATSEDVNSTIKTFFCPNDTYNDMATLFFNSQESAILQLFHQDGTFSPVTLALFFALYFLLACWTFGTSVPSGLFVPSLLCGAAFGRLVANILKSYIGLGHIYSGTFALIGAAAFLGGVVRMTISLTVILIESTNEITYGLPIMITLMVAKWTGDFFNKGIYDIHIGLRGVPLLEWETEVEMDKLRASDIMEPNLTYVYPHTRIQSLVSILRTTVHHAFPVVTENRGNEKEFMKGNQLISNNIKFKKSSILTRAGEQRKRGQSMKSYPSSELRNVCDEHVASEEPAEKEDLLQQMLERRYTPYPNLYPDQSPSEDWTMEERFRPLTFHGLVLRSQLVTLLVRGVCYSESQSSASQPRLSYAEMAEDYPRYPDIHDLDLTLLNPRMIVDVTPYMNPSPFTVSPNTHVSQVFNLFRTMGLRHLPVVNAVGEIVGIITRHNLTYEFLQARLRQHYQTL